One window from the genome of Nicotiana sylvestris chromosome 9, ASM39365v2, whole genome shotgun sequence encodes:
- the LOC138878192 gene encoding uncharacterized protein, translating to MSAPPGNWEGQSTARPPLFNVTDGPLATTKKNVEGVDVPKTKADCTAEDLKKLEKNAKAKKWLVCGLGPDEYSRIQSCTTAKEIWDTLQVAHEGTPQVKRSRGTLLYSQNENFTMKEGETIQDMYTTFTTLTNELKSLERIILEGDKWEIEWKKERAE from the exons atgagtgcgccacctggaaactgggaaggacaatccactgctaggcctccactctttaatg tcactgatggtcccctggcgactacaaagaagaatgttgaaggagtggatgtgccaaagacaaaaGCTGACTGTACtgctgaagacttgaagaaatTGGAGAAGAATGCGaaagccaagaaatggcttgtgtgtggactgggtccagacgagtacagtaggattcaaagttgtaccaccgctaaggagatatgggacactttacaagtggctcatgaaggaactcctcaagtaaagagatcaagaggaacactactATAttctcaaaatgagaatttcactatgaaggaaggagaaactatccaggATATGTACACAacgttcacaacactaacaaatgaacttaaatctcttgagagaattatccttgaaggagacaag tgggaaattgaatggaagaaggaaagggctgaatga